The Cytobacillus oceanisediminis genomic interval ATAAATATTATACCCGCTTGCAATAATCAGGTCTTTCTTACGGTCGACAATATAAAGGAAACCGTCATCATCCATTCTCGCAATATCACCGGTGTAGAGCCATCCATCCCGTAATGTAACGGCCGTCTCCTCAGGCATATTCCAATATCCTTTCATAATCTGCGGTCCCTTGATGATGACCTCACCGAGTTCTCCATTCGGAACTTCTTCTGTTCCTGTGGCCAAATCGACTACTTTATAATCAGTTGAAGGAAAACCGATTCCGACGCTTCCAGGCTTACGTTCTGAAAAAGGCGGATTGCAGTGGGTTACTGGGGAAGCTTCGGATAAGCCATAGCCTTCGAGTATTTTTGCTCCTGTCTTTCTTTCAAAATCACGCAGCAGTTCGACAGGCATTGGCGCGCTGCCGCTATTGCAGGTTTCAATGCTGTCAATGCCATATTCCTCTGCACGTGGGTGATTGGTGATTGCCACATACATGGTTGGAACACCTGGAAATACAGATGGCTGCTCATTTCTAATTGTATTTAACACTTCCTCCAAATCAAAGCGTGGCAATAAAATAGATTCATTGGCGGTATAAATGGCAAAGTTCATACAGGCAGTCATTCCAAAAACGTGGAACAGCGGAATGACGGTTAAGAATTTTTCCCCGCCTATTTTGGTTCTTTCTTTAAAAAATTCATAGGACTGAACCACATTTGCGAGAACATTGTGATGTGTCAGCATGGCTCCTTTAGATCGGCCCGTTGTACCGCCAGTATATTGAAGGACGGCTATATCCAGTTCAGGCTCAATGTTTACCGGGGTGAATTGTCCTTTGCCTTCCTGTAAAAAACCTTCAAACGTTTTATCAGACGAAAAATCTGCATCTGATTGCTGGAGGCTGACAACAATTACATTTCTTAATTTCGTTTTGCTCTGTACCCCTTTTACGCGTGGATATAAAGCATCAAAAACGACAAGGGTTTCAGCACCCGAATCATTCATGATATACTCAATCTCGCGCTCAACCAGCATCGGGTTCACTTGAGTAACGATCGCGCCTGCTGCAAGGGTGCCATAATAAGCAATCACATATTGCGGGCAATTGGGCAGCATGATGGCAACACGGTCGCCTTTTTGAACACCATTTTTCTGCAGTGATGCAGCAAATCCATAGACGGCTTTTTGAAGTTCCGCATAAATCATTTTTCGGCCATAAAAAGATAAAGCTGTATTCTGCGGATACATCGCTGTAACTTCCTGCAGCATCTCAGGCATCGACTTGCTCGGAATGCTTACTTCGGCTGCAATTGATTCAGAATAGCGGGCATGCCAGGTTTTCTTCTCGCTCATTATAAACCCCTCCAAAATTTTCCGTTTTTACATTGCATGTGTTCCTCCATCGACGATTAATACGTCTCCCGTCACATAATTTGAAGCATTAGAAGCCAGGAACAAAGCGGCGCCTTTCAAATCATCATCAGAACCAAAGCGTCTGAGAGGTGTTGCCTCCAGAATTGGATTTTTCCCCTGCTCAATAATCGCTGCTGACATTTTAGTCGGGAAAAAACCTGGCGCAATAGCATTCACATTGATGCCGTACCTGCCCCATTTTACAGCCAGATCCTTTGTCATCGTAATAACAGCGCCTTTACTTGTGTTATATCCGATCGTATCCATCACCCGGGGATCAGTGCCGCCAAGTCCGGCAACTGAGGCAATATTAATGATTTTTCCTGACTTTTGTTCAATCATGATCTTACCTGCAGCCTGGCTCATTAAAAACGTCCCTGTCACATTCACATTGATGACTTTATGCCAGGCTTCAAGTGGCATCTCCTCGGCAGGTGCCCCCCAGGTGGCACCGCTGTTGTTGACAAGAATATCGATGCTTCCAAATTCCTTAACCGTTCCTTCGATCACTTTATGGACATCCTCCGGTTTGCTTATGTCACAGGATAGAGCTAATGTTTTCACGCCATGTTTTGCAAGACGATCAGCTGTTTCCTGACATGCCTCCACCTTTCTTGAACAAAGAACGATATTTGCGCCTGCCTCGGCAAAGCTTTCTGCAATCTGTGCACCAAGCCCTCGCCCGCCTCCAGTAATCAGTGCCGTTTTCCCGGTTAGGTCAAATAAATCCATCACGTTCATATGGCTCCCTGCTTTCTCCTATTGGTATTTTTTTAACTCAAGCTTAGCAATCTGTGCCCGATGGACTTCATCTGGTCCGTCAGCCAGTCTCAGCGTTCTGGCATTTGCCCACAATGCCGCAAGCGGAACATCCTCAGAGACTCCTGCCGCGCCAAAAGCCTGAATCGCACGGTCAATTACCTTAAGGGCCATGGATGGGGCCACAACTTTGATCATAGCAATCTCTGTTTTCGCCACTTTATTACCGACTGTATCCATCATATGGGCCGCTTTAAGCGTTAATAGTCTTGCCTGCTCAATTTCAATTCGGGAATCCGCAATCCATTCCCGGATGACTCCCTGACAAGAGAGCGGTTTTCCAAAGGCGATGCGATTTTGTACACGCTTACATAATTCTTCAAGAGCACGCTCTGCTGCCCCTATTAGCCTCATGCAATGGTGGATGCGTCCTGGACCAAGCCTTCCCTGTGCAATGGCAAACCCTTTCCCTTCGCCCCAAATCATATTTTCAGCGGGAACTCTGACATTGTCGTATGTAATTTCAGCATGACCATGGGGAGCATGATCATAGCCAAACACCGGAAGCATCCTCTCTATTTTTACTCCTGGCGTATCCAGAGGAACGAGAACCATAGATTGCTGTTCATGACGGCTGGCAGCTGGATCGGTTTTTCCCATGACGATCGCTATCCGGCATCTCGGATCTCCCGCACCTGAGGACCACCACTTCCGTCCATTAATGACATACTCTTTTCCTTGCCTTTCAATCCGTGCTTCAATATTTGTGGCATCAGAAGAGGCTGCATCCGGCTCTGTCATGGAAAAACAAGATCGTATTTTCCCTTCTAATAGAGGCTGCAGCCAATCACTTTTTTGCTGATCGGTGCCATATCTTGCGAGCACTTCCATGTTGCCGGTATCAGGTGCATTGCAATTGAAAATCTCCGGTGCAATCATCGAACGCCCCATAATTTCGCAAAGTGGAGCATATTCCACGTTCCTGAGTCCTGCGCCATACTCGCTTTCCGGTAAAAATAAGTTCCATAACCCAGCATCTTTCGCCTTGCGTTTCAGCTCTTCCATAATGGGCGGAATAGCATTCCAGCGGTTTTCCTGTTCATTCAATTGCTGTTCATACAATGATTCGTTCGGATAAACGTTTTCATCCATAAACACATTTAATTTCCTTATGAGCTCCTGTACTTTTGATGAGTATGAAAAATCCAAATTCCATCCCTCCTTCACTAACTGACCGGTCGGTATGTTACAAGTTTAGTATAAACAATCTGCAGAAATAATCAACCATTTATTCTGAAAATTCACTATAAACAGTTTTTACTTTCTTTTAACCTATCAACATTATTTGTTAACCTCATCTTAAAAAGATTAAAGTTTCTCAGCTAATATGGAATTAATATAAAAGGAGAATCTACCATGTTTCTAAAAATGCTTGCTACAAATAAATTAATAAATGTGGATTTCTATAAAAATGGATCCCTTAAAACATTAAAAGGGAGTGTCCATAAAATTGACCCTCGTGCCCAAAAGTTATTTCTGAAGGATGAAAAACAAAAAGTATTACTGATTAGCCTTTCAGAGATAAAAGCTATTTATTAAACTATCGATTAAGCCCATTTCTTAAACATAGAAATCCCGCCGAGAGCATCTTCAGCGGGATATTTTTGTTTGGAGGCAAGTATTCAGCTGTTAAAAATTAGCTCTTAACCGATGCGCGTTCTTTTTCCTTTATTAACCCTGCGCCCATCAGTCCAATCAATGAAAAGATGACTGGAATAATAAATCCATACTGGTATCCTGCTTCAAATGTATCCAAAACTTTTCCGAAAATAAATGGCAGCAAAACTGCGCTCAGAAAGCCGCCGGTGTTGGCAAAACCTGAAACGACACCCACATCTCTAATGTCAAACGATTTTCTCACAATCGCGAACGTCAGTGTACTTGCCCCATTCCCATAACCCATGATCAGGAAAAGAACAATGAGGAGCGGATATGGAGGTTTGCCTTGGAATACAAGAAAAACTGCCCATCCCAGAACCACGATTACGTGTGCAAAAAGATAAGGGCGTTTAATGCTGCCCATCCGTCCTGATATGAAGCTCATTAAAGGAGCACCAATAATTGCCCCAATCAGTCCAATCATGACTAGCTGGCTGGATTCGGAACGGGTCAGATTATACATTTCCATTCCATATGGCACTGCCCATGATCCGATGAAGCCAACATAAGTGCCAACCACGCCAAAGTGACACAAAAACGTGGCCCATGCCTGACGGTCAGAAAAAATTCTTTTGATTATACTTGCTGTTTTTTCTCTGGACTTGTTCTTAACTGACCTTTTCTTGGGTTCCATTCCCATTCGTGAAGGCTGCCAGATTAAGATTATATACAGCAGTATGGCAAGGATTGTCAAAATAATGCCCACCGCCAAAAATGGAATGCGCCAGCCCCATATGGAAATCCAAATGGAAAATGGCACAGTCGCGAGCAAAAATCCAAAGCTCCCGGACATGCCTGCAAAACCAAGCAATTTTACAAATTCATTTACCTTAAACCATCTGCCTAAAATGATGACAACATTAATCCAGATCGTCGCATCACCTATTCCAACTAGCATCCTTGCCGCGAAAAGGATGTATTCATTCGCTGCAAAGCTGAATAATAAAGTGCCGATTCCGTTTAGAAGAGTTCCGGCGATTAAAAATGCATTAGGTCCAAAACGGTCGGATAATATTCCAATGGGAACCTGCAGGCTGGCATAGGCGAAAAATTGGATGCTTGTCAGGAGCCCAATAGCCGCAGCTGTCACGCCGAATTCCTTCATTAATTGATCAGTAATTAAGCCAGGAGCTGTCCTTTGGCTAACGATTAAAAAGTAAGTAAATAAAACCGCGCCAAAGACAAGCCACCTGTATTTGCTGTTATGTTTCTCCACTGCCCTCTGCTCCTATTTTCTAAAGAATACCCTCCATTATACGCTAAAAAAAGGCAGCTGTCCTCCACTGCGTTAAAGCAGTGGAATACAGGTGCCTTTGGCTTAGTTATTCTTTTACAAAATCCTTCGTGCTTCTTACTGTATCGATTGGACGGACATAGCTTTCGATTTGTTCTCTTTTCGGCTCCAGGAATGGCGGCAGGGAGAGTTTTTCCCCAAGTGTTTCATAAGGCTCGTCACCCATGAATCCAGGACCATCCGTCGCGAATTCAAATAAAATCTGCGGAGCAACCCTCGAATATAAAGAACCGAAGAAGAAGCGATCTACAAACCCTGAAGTCTGGAAGCCAAAGCCTCTCAAATGCTGATCCCATTCCTCGAGAACAGATTTATCTTCCACGCGGAATGCTGCGTGATGGACTGTTCCATAACCCTGGCGTGCCTGGGGAAGAGACGGGTTATATTCCACTACAACCTGTGCTCCATTTCCTCCTTCACCCACTTCGAATAAATGGAAATCTCCTTCTTGAGCAATTTCCTTAAAGTGCAGCACCTTTTCCATCATTTCCTTAAAATAATCAAATTGAGCTACCCTTACAAAAAGCGGTCCGAGACCAGTGATCGCGTATTCAAGCGGAATGGGACCTTTCTGCCAAGGTGTGCCTGATGGTACTCCTTTATTGGTTTCATCCGAGATCATTTGGTATTTTTGATCATCGAAATCTGTGAATGACAGGGTTTTCTTGCCGAACTGCTCCTTGATGCCGGAATGAGGAACCTCTAAGCGGTCAAACCGTTTCACCCAATAATCGAGTGCTTCATCTGTCGGAACCCGGAATGAAGTTTTCGATATTTCATCCGTTCCATGAGAACCCTGCGGAATACCCGGAAAATCAAAGAATGTCATGTCTGTACCCGGACTTCCTTTATCATCTGCAAAAAATAGGTGATACGTTTGAATGTCATCCTGATTTACGGTCTTCTTTACTAAACGCATTCCTAATGTATAAGTGAAAAACTCATAATTTTTTTCCGCACTGCTTGTAATTGCTGTAACATGGTGAATACCTTTTAATTGATTCAAGTGGATTTCCTCCCCTTTGTTATTTATCTTAAAGTAAAATATCTTTAATTCGAGATAATTTTACTTTATCACGGCTTACTGATGGTGTCAATATAACCTGGGGCTTTAGAAAAAGGATTTAATGATGTCTTCCTCATGATTGCATTCCTTGCAGATGTATTCAATTTCCAGTGCATCTTCCCTGGCGATCTGGACAGTTTCTTTTCCGCAGACTTCGCAATATCTCTTTTCCGTAATTTCTTTCATTATTCCATCTCCTGTTAATGTGTCGTTTATCTTGGTTTAACCAGAATTTTGATTTCTAAACGCAAAAAAACCAGCTCCCCTTGGGAACTGGCTTTTTTTACGTATGTACAGCCGCCATTGCCGTAAATAATGATAAGAAAGTTTTAAACCACCACTCCTCAAAGTGGGTGTTCGCAGAAACATTCCTGCCTGTCCTCCTTGTCTTATAGACGGAGGCCTGTCATTCCCGTTTCAATGTAAAACTCCCTTTTACAGCTTAAAGGTTAAAACTTTATTATGATTACGAACAATGCAGCTTGTATTTATATATTAACGGATGTTGGCGGATTTTTCAATGGGCATGCTCAGTCATTTTAGTATGTGAAAAAACAAATTTTAAGAAGGTGTTGAACAGTGATTGTTGAATATATTTTACACTAGTGAACAATCGGAGGATTTCAAATGAAAAAAAGCCCTATGATTATATCTATTATTACCATCTTACTTCTAATCGGATGTTCAAACGATGCCTCAAATGAGTTTGACCTGAACCAGCTGACTAGAGTTGACATCTCAGAAGAAAAAAGGGAAAAAGAATTCATCATAACTGAAAAAGAAAAGATTAAATCCTTAAGAAAAATAATCTCAAGAATTGAATGGAACGCCAACATAAAGCCCCAGATGACTGAAAAAGAAGATGTGATAGCCACTTTATTCTTTACTTATGATAAAAATATGCCAGAAAGATTGACTGAGTACTCAATATGGTTCAGCAAGGAAGATGGATCTGCAGAGATTTTTCACAGAGAAAAAAATGCATTAGGAACCTTAGACAAAGAAAATGCCCAAATCCTAAAAGAACTCCTAATTAATAACTAAAAAGCAGATATGCCATGAAACCTTTACTGTTTTAGTTTTGTTCTGCTTTGGACTTCATGAATTCTTTATGGCGACCGTTTTCTCCTCGTCTCTCCATTTTTGGGCTTCATGAATGCTCTATGACGACCATTTTCTCCTCGCCTCTCCAATTTTGGGTTACATCGAGCCTCTATGGCGACCGTTTTCTCCTCTCCTCTCCATTTTTGGGCTTTATCAACCCTCAATGGCGACCGTTTTCTTCTCGCCTCTCCAATTTTGGGCTTCATCGACCCTCTATGGCGACCGTTTTCTTCTCGCCTCTCCAATTTTGGGCTTCATCGACCCTCTATGGCGACCGTTTTCTCCTCGTCTCTCCATTTCTGGGCTTCATGAATGCTCTATGACGACCATTTTCTCCTCGCCTCTCCAATTTTGGGTTACATCGAGCCTCTATGGCGACCGTTTTCTCCTCTCCTCTCCATTTTTGGGCTTTATCAACCCTCAATGGCGACCATTTTCTTCTCGCCTCTCCAATTTTGGGCTTCATCGACCCTTTATGGCGACCGTTTTCTCCGCTCT includes:
- a CDS encoding YolD-like family protein, producing MFLKMLATNKLINVDFYKNGSLKTLKGSVHKIDPRAQKLFLKDEKQKVLLISLSEIKAIY
- a CDS encoding long-chain-fatty-acid--CoA ligase → MSEKKTWHARYSESIAAEVSIPSKSMPEMLQEVTAMYPQNTALSFYGRKMIYAELQKAVYGFAASLQKNGVQKGDRVAIMLPNCPQYVIAYYGTLAAGAIVTQVNPMLVEREIEYIMNDSGAETLVVFDALYPRVKGVQSKTKLRNVIVVSLQQSDADFSSDKTFEGFLQEGKGQFTPVNIEPELDIAVLQYTGGTTGRSKGAMLTHHNVLANVVQSYEFFKERTKIGGEKFLTVIPLFHVFGMTACMNFAIYTANESILLPRFDLEEVLNTIRNEQPSVFPGVPTMYVAITNHPRAEEYGIDSIETCNSGSAPMPVELLRDFERKTGAKILEGYGLSEASPVTHCNPPFSERKPGSVGIGFPSTDYKVVDLATGTEEVPNGELGEVIIKGPQIMKGYWNMPEETAVTLRDGWLYTGDIARMDDDGFLYIVDRKKDLIIASGYNIYPRDIEEVLYEHPAVQEAVVIGVPDAYRGETVKAFVVLKAGKTTTEEEIISYCKQNLAAYKIPSAIEFRHELPKTNVGKILRRALRDEVRSH
- a CDS encoding MFS transporter, whose product is MEKHNSKYRWLVFGAVLFTYFLIVSQRTAPGLITDQLMKEFGVTAAAIGLLTSIQFFAYASLQVPIGILSDRFGPNAFLIAGTLLNGIGTLLFSFAANEYILFAARMLVGIGDATIWINVVIILGRWFKVNEFVKLLGFAGMSGSFGFLLATVPFSIWISIWGWRIPFLAVGIILTILAILLYIILIWQPSRMGMEPKKRSVKNKSREKTASIIKRIFSDRQAWATFLCHFGVVGTYVGFIGSWAVPYGMEMYNLTRSESSQLVMIGLIGAIIGAPLMSFISGRMGSIKRPYLFAHVIVVLGWAVFLVFQGKPPYPLLIVLFLIMGYGNGASTLTFAIVRKSFDIRDVGVVSGFANTGGFLSAVLLPFIFGKVLDTFEAGYQYGFIIPVIFSLIGLMGAGLIKEKERASVKS
- a CDS encoding ring-cleaving dioxygenase — encoded protein: MNQLKGIHHVTAITSSAEKNYEFFTYTLGMRLVKKTVNQDDIQTYHLFFADDKGSPGTDMTFFDFPGIPQGSHGTDEISKTSFRVPTDEALDYWVKRFDRLEVPHSGIKEQFGKKTLSFTDFDDQKYQMISDETNKGVPSGTPWQKGPIPLEYAITGLGPLFVRVAQFDYFKEMMEKVLHFKEIAQEGDFHLFEVGEGGNGAQVVVEYNPSLPQARQGYGTVHHAAFRVEDKSVLEEWDQHLRGFGFQTSGFVDRFFFGSLYSRVAPQILFEFATDGPGFMGDEPYETLGEKLSLPPFLEPKREQIESYVRPIDTVRSTKDFVKE
- a CDS encoding SDR family oxidoreductase, whose amino-acid sequence is MNVMDLFDLTGKTALITGGGRGLGAQIAESFAEAGANIVLCSRKVEACQETADRLAKHGVKTLALSCDISKPEDVHKVIEGTVKEFGSIDILVNNSGATWGAPAEEMPLEAWHKVINVNVTGTFLMSQAAGKIMIEQKSGKIINIASVAGLGGTDPRVMDTIGYNTSKGAVITMTKDLAVKWGRYGINVNAIAPGFFPTKMSAAIIEQGKNPILEATPLRRFGSDDDLKGAALFLASNASNYVTGDVLIVDGGTHAM
- a CDS encoding acyl-CoA dehydrogenase translates to MDFSYSSKVQELIRKLNVFMDENVYPNESLYEQQLNEQENRWNAIPPIMEELKRKAKDAGLWNLFLPESEYGAGLRNVEYAPLCEIMGRSMIAPEIFNCNAPDTGNMEVLARYGTDQQKSDWLQPLLEGKIRSCFSMTEPDAASSDATNIEARIERQGKEYVINGRKWWSSGAGDPRCRIAIVMGKTDPAASRHEQQSMVLVPLDTPGVKIERMLPVFGYDHAPHGHAEITYDNVRVPAENMIWGEGKGFAIAQGRLGPGRIHHCMRLIGAAERALEELCKRVQNRIAFGKPLSCQGVIREWIADSRIEIEQARLLTLKAAHMMDTVGNKVAKTEIAMIKVVAPSMALKVIDRAIQAFGAAGVSEDVPLAALWANARTLRLADGPDEVHRAQIAKLELKKYQ